CTTGTAGTATTGTTCACGTCCGGATGAAAGTTTCCGGTACATGAATAAAACACTATAGGTGACAAATTTTTTTTTGAGGAATgttatagatttttttaattaagaaaaaacaaaagaagaatatCTTTTgtaaaatatgagtattttcagaaaaaaaaaaaaaaaagaggccaTAGCATTTTTGAGGGAAAACCAATCACCATATGGTTCAAGAAGTTGGTCtagaataagaaagaaaaataatttatataataaatgaacGAAATAACTTGTACAATCTTTGTATAATTCATTACAATACTAAAACTTGATGTACTATTTTCACCCTAAAATCTGCAAATCCTCCTTTAAAATCTTTGaaagtcctctctctctctctctctctgtctctctctctctaatttctTTGTCTAATCCCTCTTActataccttctttcctcttaagTAAAAAAAGGAAGTTTAATAGTCACCCACAAAATGTATCAAATCAAGATGGAAGACACGCAAAGCAAAAACAACCACCTTTAAAGATAGATAAGGGTAAACAATTCGGAATGGCCTGTTATGTGACTACTTCACAGACAATTTGGATACGATATGTTGACGATCAAATGCCCATTAAAGATGTTCTTTGACAATGAAGCAACTGTCAAATATTCTATTAGTATGCCTTTGAACACACGGAAACGATGCGTCCACTTGTCAAAGACGAGACACCAAACCACATATCCTGCGACTGTGTCAATCCAAGAACAGATACACTGTACTCCAGCATGTAAAATCAACGGGAACGTTTATTTCCTTCAATTTTCTCGTCCAGCTCAGCTGATTGTAGTGAAGCACAAATCAACATCTCATTCACTACCGAATCGATCATTGACACACAGACCACAAAATAGATCCCAGCCACCAAAAATTCCAATGAAGTCGTCATGATACAAACACCACAAGTTTGCAAAGGACCACTTGCTAAAGCAAACCAACAAGTCAAAACACCACATGTATGAAAAGGATGTGAAGGAAGATACTATAATGCAATTGCTTGCGTGATGCCAAAGGTTCGTAACAACACCCACAACGCATTACATGTTGAGCACAAGCAACTAATCGCTTCCCTTGCAAGTAAGCGTCTCCACACGCAATCCCCATTGACCCACATGTCCACAACCCCAATGGCCTTAAGCTTTGTATTCAATTAGTTCATATTTACAACAAATAAATCAAATCATACAACAGGTTGCAGTAATAACGAATCCTTAAGCTTCAGGATGATCTTTTTCCTTAGCCATGCCGGCTAGAGAGTGTCAGTCCTCGTTCATACATCCGCTGTATTTCTTCCCTATACTCCGTCAGTGACTTGCCGGGAAGGGCCGGCATCAGCTCCACCACATCCCCCATCTTGAGCTTTTGAGTCGGGTCGCTCACCGGCTCATGGTTCAGTCTCGGCCTTAAATCTAACTTTACAGGGAATCTGAAAGGGGATACATTTGAGCTACCTTCTTTGACACTTTCCATCAAGTCGAAAACGGTGGACTCCGCGGGGAACTCCTGCACTGACATCTGGAATCAAGCATAAACACCGGGTTAGTTATCAACAAGCTGTTGGTTTGGGAGAGGGAACCAAAAGAGAAACTCACCTTATCGTTTTCCAGCATTATGACATAAATGGGTCCATCATGGCCACACTGCTGAGTGTAGGAATAAGGGCAGTCATTGGCATGAGAAGGAAACGGGCATGGTGGCCTGATCAAGTTTGTGTCCCCAGACGTTCTGCACTGTTCATTATTCATTGTCTCGCATTGCCAAGTCAAAACCCATCTCGCCCATTCCACCATTTGAAGTACAAATGAGGAGTGCCTACTGTTTCCTTCTTTATACCTCCAATGGGCAGCAAAACCATATTCGGCCTGCAAATGCatttcttttgttcgaatttggACCTCCAGAGGAAGCATCCCTTCACTCAGTACAACAGTGTGCATTGACTGATACCTGGAAGTAACGCATAGCATCAAGTTAAGATACCAAGATTACTAACTAGTTTATTATCATCAGTAACTCACCCATTAAATTTGGGATGAGTAATGTAGTCCTTAAATCTTCCAATAACTTCGGGCCATACTCGATGAACAATGTCCAGGGCTCTGTAACAATCTTCCTCGTTCTCAACTATTAAACGTAAACCATGGATGTCGTGGATTTGATCCATGTTTAACTTCTTCCTGGAAATATGCAATACTAAGTTAGATTTGATCCATGTTTAAATATAGAGGTGGCATAAAACTATTGGTACATCAACAAAACTTTTGTAGATACCTAAATCTACTTGTAAAAGAATGATAAGTAGAGATTTGAATGGCATACTTTAGCATTTTGGAGTAAATGCTGTACAAGCTTTTATGCCTCCCAGACAGGAAATGATAGGAAACACCTTCATCTGTCAGAGCTTTTCCTAATTTCTGTATGGCAGAAGCAACCAGTGCTTCATCAAAGGAATTTAGAAGCTGCAAAGACAAATCTTTGTGCTGTTCTGGATAAAGATGTTTGAAGCACAAGTTCTCTAACTGTTCCTTCCAAGTTGAGATTCCTAATCTACTAGCTAGGGGAGAAAAGATCTCCAGGGTCTCCTTTGCAAATCTctgttgtttgaccatgggtaatGCCTCCAAAGTCATCATGTTATGAAGTCTGTCTGCTAGCTTTACAAGCACTGCCCTAGCATCTGCCATTGCAAGAAACATCGTGTGCAAACGATCTGCCTCAACAGTTCTGCTAGCAGTGTTACTATCACGAGCAAGCTTGCTCAAGTGGCTTAATTTAGAGACCTGCAAGAATAGAAGAGGTCACTTGTTATCTAGCCTTCTGTTGCAACTTGTACAAGCCATCTCATGATTCAGTTTGTCATCAACAAGCTAACATATTTAGATGAAAAAATTATTGAGGCAGTGTTCTATGAATATACAAACATGACCGCAGCATATCATTTTGTTTCCCCCAATTTATCACTTTACATCTATATACATGGATAATCAGTATATGGTATTAATTTCACCTCTCTTTTAATACTTGAGCCATCCTTTTCATCTACAACAACAGTATGTATATGAACAATTTTGACTCTCTGATTGGAGTCGAATTTTTTTCAATATCTCACCACATTCATATAGAATGCAATACAAGATCATACAAGCTTCAACCAAACTTATATTTGCAATAACAAAAAAATTGAGAGCTAGGTTAATTGCAATGCTTATGTTGGATTAATAAACTTTACTGACTAACTATCAAATAACTAGACTAATAATCAAGATACCGTTGAAAATTCTTATTCCAAACATATCAACACTGCATCATAGAGTTAAGCAGGAAGGAATGCAAGGCCAGCAGATTGACATAGCAAAGTTTTTTATATAAACTTCTACTAGCATTtgactaatgaagatattgaatgACAGATTAAACAAAGATATCACCATCACAAATAAGTATATGTATAAGAACAATTCAACCTGACTTgtataatgatgatttggcacATAAAAGAATATGCCGACAACTAAAAATAGCTTCATAAGCAAACAAATATTATAGATGGTAAGCGTCATCTAAATGTAGAAGAAAGAACATACCCCTTCAACTAGATCAGCAACTCCAGCTCCAAACATATGAAAAATATGATCATAATCAAAGAAAGAATCATCTAATGTATCGTGTAGGAGCCCTGCAGCAACTACAGTAGCATTGGCTCCGACCTTCGCCAACAATACTGCCGTCTCGACACAGTGCTGAAGATAAGGATCTCCACTTGCCCTCATCTATCATAAAGAACAAGAAGATTCAGATCAACcgaaaacttatttcaaatttataCTCAGAAAACTCACATATCAGGATTGTTGTCGTGACAATTCAATTcactgaagctagaaaatttatagTCACCTGCCCCC
This DNA window, taken from Musa acuminata AAA Group cultivar baxijiao chromosome BXJ3-7, Cavendish_Baxijiao_AAA, whole genome shotgun sequence, encodes the following:
- the LOC135643389 gene encoding probable GTP diphosphokinase RSH2, chloroplastic — protein: MSVPTIALYASPPTGVCSTAHHSCQIAVSHGSTDFDLNPRASASSASAPSSSSSSAVSQKSIVGGLSLIFSSPAAAAAARHVSSSCFAGGDEIGSFRHDRSDELGSSYSYSSSPFKCREHSPVSVFQGPVSCSGSGSSKSPPSVRTSREWRGGDWRTGKDRLFKGFIRNALNPCLDYNPASLPMPSGSTFCDEVFPFGLDERLIDMAPACQPHSKELLVGAQSRHEIFYEDIVVKAFHEAEKAHRGQMRASGDPYLQHCVETAVLLAKVGANATVVAAGLLHDTLDDSFFDYDHIFHMFGAGVADLVEGVSKLSHLSKLARDSNTASRTVEADRLHTMFLAMADARAVLVKLADRLHNMMTLEALPMVKQQRFAKETLEIFSPLASRLGISTWKEQLENLCFKHLYPEQHKDLSLQLLNSFDEALVASAIQKLGKALTDEGVSYHFLSGRHKSLYSIYSKMLKKKLNMDQIHDIHGLRLIVENEEDCYRALDIVHRVWPEVIGRFKDYITHPKFNGYQSMHTVVLSEGMLPLEVQIRTKEMHLQAEYGFAAHWRYKEGNSRHSSFVLQMVEWARWVLTWQCETMNNEQCRTSGDTNLIRPPCPFPSHANDCPYSYTQQCGHDGPIYVIMLENDKMSVQEFPAESTVFDLMESVKEGSSNVSPFRFPVKLDLRPRLNHEPVSDPTQKLKMGDVVELMPALPGKSLTEYREEIQRMYERGLTLSSRHG